A stretch of Physeter macrocephalus isolate SW-GA chromosome 8, ASM283717v5, whole genome shotgun sequence DNA encodes these proteins:
- the PWP2 gene encoding periodic tryptophan protein 2 homolog isoform X1 translates to MKFAYRFSNLLGTVYRCGNLNFTRDGNSVISPVGNRVTVFDLKNNKSDTLPLATRYNIKCVGLSPDGRLAIIVDEGGDALLASLVCRAVLHRFHFKGAVHSVSFSPDGRKFVVTKGNLAQMYHAPGRKREFNAFVLDKTYFGPYDETTCIDWTDDSRCFAVGSKDMSTWVFGAERWDNLIYYALGGHKDAIVGCFFESSSLDLYTLSQDGALCVWQCDTPPEGLRLKAPAGWKADLLQREDGDEDEDEDEDGAERETAVHGKAVPAAEGQRGKAKYSRVAKYFFNKEGDFNHLTAAAYHKKVHLLVTGFASGIFHLHELPEFNLIHSLSVSDQRVSSIAINGSGDWIAFGCSGLGQLLVWEWQSESFVLRQQGRFNSAVSLAYSPDGQYIATGGDDSKVKVWNTLSGFCFVTFTEHSSGVTGVTFTTTGYVIVTSSMDGTVRAFDLHRYRNFRTFTSPRPTQFSCVAVDSSGDIVSAGAQDSFEIFIWSMQTGRLLDVLSGHEGPISGVCFNPMKSVLASASWDRTVRLWDMADSWRTTETLALTSVALAVTFRPDGAELAVATLNSQITFWDPENAVQTGSIEGRHDLKTGRKELDKITAKHSAKGKAFTTLCYSADGESILAGGMSKFVCIYHVKEQILRKKFEISCNLSLDAMEEFLNRRKMTEFGNLALIDQDAMEEGGVTIPLPGVKKGDVSSRHFKPEIRVTSLRFSPTGRCWAATTTEGLLVYSLDARMLFDPFELDTSVTPAQIRAALCQRDFTRAILMAFRLNERKLLQEALESVPWDEIEVISSSLPDLYVEKVLEFLASSFEESRHLEFYLIWTQKLLMVHGQKLKSRVGTLLPAVQFLQKSIQRHWDDVSKLCDWNRYNMQYALAVSKQRGLKRPSEPPGSEEEADASEDDDNSLHLLRRGPGDGDGPLA, encoded by the exons CAACAAGTCTGACACTCTGCCTCTGGCCACTCGGTACAACATCAAGTGTGTGGGGCTGTCCCCGGACGGCCGCCTCGCCATCATTGTCGATGAAG GGGGCGACGCGCTGCTCGCCAGCCTGGTCTGCAGGGCCGTGCTGCACCGCTTCCACTTCAAGGGCGCTGTGCACAGCGTCTCCTTCTCCCCCGATGGCAG GAAATTTGTTGTCACCAAAGGCAACCTTGCTCAGATGTACCACGCCCCTGGGAGGAAGCGGGAATTCAATGCGTTTGTTTTGGACAAAACCTACTTCGGGCCGTACGATGAGACCACGTGCATTGACTGGACAGACGACTCCCG GTGCTTTGCGGTCGGGAGCAAAGACATGTCCACATGGGTGTTTGGGGCCGAGCGGTGGGACAACCTCATCTACTACGCGCTGGGGGGACACAAGGACGCCATCGTGGGCTGCTTCTTCGAGTCCAGCAGCCTGGAC CTGTACACGCTCAGCCAGGACGGCGCCCTGTGCGTGTGGCAGTGTGACACCCCCCCTGAGGGCCTGAGGCTGAAAGCCCCCGCGGGCTGGAAGGCGGACCTGCTGCAGAGGGAGGACGGggacgaggacgaggacgaggacgaggatGGGGCGGAGAGGGAGACCGCCGTCCACGGGAAGGCCGTGCCGGCTGCTGAGGGGCAGCGGGGGAAAGCGAAGTACTCGCGGGTGGCCAA GTACTTCTTCAATAAAGAAGGAGATTTCAACCATCTGACGGCTGCAGCATATCACAAGAAGGTCCACCTCTTGGTCACTGGTTTTGCTTCTGGAATCTTCCACCTTCACGAGCTCCCAGAGTTCAACCTCATCCACTCCCTGAG TGTCTCGGATCAGAGGGTCTCGTCCATCGCCATCAACGGCTCTGGGGACTGGATCGCCTTCGGGTGCTCAG GCCTGGGCCAGCTGCTGGTGTGGGAGTGGCAGAGCGAGTCCTTCGTGCTCAGGCAGCAGGGCCGCTTCAACAGCGCGGTGTCCCTGGCCTACTCGCCCGACGGGCAGTACATCGCGACCGGCGGGGACGACAGCAAG GTCAAGGTGTGGAACACCCTCAGCGGCTTCTGCTTCGTCACTTTCACGGAGCACTCGAGTGGGGTCACCGGCGTGACCTTCACCACCACTGGCTACGTCATCGTGACCTCTTCCATGGACGGGACCGTGCGCGCCTTTGACCTTCACAG GTACCGCAACTTCCGCACCTTCACGTCCCCGCGCCCCACCCAGTTCTCCTGTGTGGCCGTGGACTCGAGCGGGGACATCGTCTCTGCTGGGGCCCAGGACTCTTTCGAGATCTTCATCTGGTCCATGCAGACGGGCAGGCTCCTCGAC GTTTTGTCTGGCCACGAGGGGCCCATCAGTGGTGTGTGTTTTAACCCAATGAAGTCGGTTTTGGCCAGCGCCTCGTGGGACAGGACGGTGCGTCTGTGGGACATGGCGGACAGCTGGAGGACCACAGAGACGCTGGCCCTCACCTCCGTCG CTCTGGCCGTGACCTTTCGCCCTGACGGTGCCGAGCTGGCTGTGGCCACGCTGAACTCACAGATCACCTTTTGGGACCCCGAAAACGCGGTGCAGACGGGCTCCATCGAGGGCAGGCACGACCTCAAGACGGGCAGGAAGGAGCTGGACAAGATCACTGCCAAGCACTCGGCCAAGGGGAA GGCCTTCACCACTCTGTGCTACTCTGCGGACGGCGAGAGTATCCTGGCGGGAGGGATGTCCAAGTTTGTGTGCATCTATCACGTCAAGGAGCAGATTCTCAGGAAGAAGTTCGAGATCTCCTGCAACCTCTCTCTGGACGCCATGGAG GAATTTTTGAACCGAAGGAAAATGACAGAGTTTGGCAACCTGGCGCTCATTGACCAAGACGCCATGGAGGAGGGCGGGGTCACGATACCGCTGCCGGGCGTAAAGAAGG GTGACGTGAGCTCCCGGCACTTCAAGCCTGAGATCAGGGTGACTTCGCTCCGCTTCTCTCCCACCG GGCGCTGCTGGGCGGCCACCACCACCGAGGGGCTCCTTGTCTACTCCCTGGACGCCCGGATGCTCTTCGACCCGTTCGAGCTGGACACCAGCGTCACGCCTGCACAGATCCGGGCGGCGCTGTGCCAGCGGGACTTCACCAGGGCCATCCTCATGGCCTTCCGGCTCAACGAGAGGAAGCTGCTGCAGGAGGCCCTGGAGTCGGTGCCCTGGGACGAGA TTGAGGTCATCAGCTCCTCCCTGCCTGACTTGTACGTGGAGAAGGTGCTGGAATTTTTAGCTTCGTCCTTCGAAGAGTCTCGCCATCTAGAATTCTACCTCATATGGACTCAGAAACTGCTTATGGTCCACGGACAGAAGCTCAAGTCCAG AGTGGGGACACTGCTGCCGGCAGTTCAGTTCCTTCAGAAGAGCATCCAGCGCCACTGGGACGACGTCTCCAAACT CTGTGACTGGAACCGCTACAATATGCAGTACGCTCTGGCCGTTTCTAAGCAGCGGGGCCTGAAGCGGCCCTCTGAACCACCGGGCAGCGAGGAGGAAGCAGATGCATCTGAGGACGATGACAACAGTCTGCACCTGCTCAGGAGAGGACCTGGGGATGGAGACGGGCCGCTGGCCTAG
- the PWP2 gene encoding periodic tryptophan protein 2 homolog isoform X2, which translates to MKFAYRFSNLLGTVYRCGNLNFTRDGNSVISPVGNRVTVFDLKNNKSDTLPLATRYNIKCVGLSPDGRLAIIVDEGGDALLASLVCRAVLHRFHFKGAVHSVSFSPDGRKFVVTKGNLAQMYHAPGRKREFNAFVLDKTYFGPYDETTCIDWTDDSRCFAVGSKDMSTWVFGAERWDNLIYYALGGHKDAIVGCFFESSSLDLYTLSQDGALCVWQCDTPPEGLRLKAPAGWKADLLQREDGDEDEDEDEDGAERETAVHGKAVPAAEGQRGKAKYSRVAKYFFNKEGDFNHLTAAAYHKKVHLLVTGFASGIFHLHELPEFNLIHSLSVSDQRVSSIAINGSGDWIAFGCSGLGQLLVWEWQSESFVLRQQGRFNSAVSLAYSPDGQYIATGGDDSKVKVWNTLSGFCFVTFTEHSSGVTGVTFTTTGYVIVTSSMDGTVRAFDLHRYRNFRTFTSPRPTQFSCVAVDSSGDIVSAGAQDSFEIFIWSMQTGRLLDVLSGHEGPISGVCFNPMKSVLASASWDRTVRLWDMADSWRTTETLALTSVALAVTFRPDGAELAVATLNSQITFWDPENAVQTGSIEGRHDLKTGRKELDKITAKHSAKGKAFTTLCYSADGESILAGGMSKFVCIYHVKEQILRKKFEISCNLSLDAMEEFLNRRKMTEFGNLALIDQDAMEEGGVTIPLPGVKKGRCWAATTTEGLLVYSLDARMLFDPFELDTSVTPAQIRAALCQRDFTRAILMAFRLNERKLLQEALESVPWDEIEVISSSLPDLYVEKVLEFLASSFEESRHLEFYLIWTQKLLMVHGQKLKSRVGTLLPAVQFLQKSIQRHWDDVSKLCDWNRYNMQYALAVSKQRGLKRPSEPPGSEEEADASEDDDNSLHLLRRGPGDGDGPLA; encoded by the exons CAACAAGTCTGACACTCTGCCTCTGGCCACTCGGTACAACATCAAGTGTGTGGGGCTGTCCCCGGACGGCCGCCTCGCCATCATTGTCGATGAAG GGGGCGACGCGCTGCTCGCCAGCCTGGTCTGCAGGGCCGTGCTGCACCGCTTCCACTTCAAGGGCGCTGTGCACAGCGTCTCCTTCTCCCCCGATGGCAG GAAATTTGTTGTCACCAAAGGCAACCTTGCTCAGATGTACCACGCCCCTGGGAGGAAGCGGGAATTCAATGCGTTTGTTTTGGACAAAACCTACTTCGGGCCGTACGATGAGACCACGTGCATTGACTGGACAGACGACTCCCG GTGCTTTGCGGTCGGGAGCAAAGACATGTCCACATGGGTGTTTGGGGCCGAGCGGTGGGACAACCTCATCTACTACGCGCTGGGGGGACACAAGGACGCCATCGTGGGCTGCTTCTTCGAGTCCAGCAGCCTGGAC CTGTACACGCTCAGCCAGGACGGCGCCCTGTGCGTGTGGCAGTGTGACACCCCCCCTGAGGGCCTGAGGCTGAAAGCCCCCGCGGGCTGGAAGGCGGACCTGCTGCAGAGGGAGGACGGggacgaggacgaggacgaggacgaggatGGGGCGGAGAGGGAGACCGCCGTCCACGGGAAGGCCGTGCCGGCTGCTGAGGGGCAGCGGGGGAAAGCGAAGTACTCGCGGGTGGCCAA GTACTTCTTCAATAAAGAAGGAGATTTCAACCATCTGACGGCTGCAGCATATCACAAGAAGGTCCACCTCTTGGTCACTGGTTTTGCTTCTGGAATCTTCCACCTTCACGAGCTCCCAGAGTTCAACCTCATCCACTCCCTGAG TGTCTCGGATCAGAGGGTCTCGTCCATCGCCATCAACGGCTCTGGGGACTGGATCGCCTTCGGGTGCTCAG GCCTGGGCCAGCTGCTGGTGTGGGAGTGGCAGAGCGAGTCCTTCGTGCTCAGGCAGCAGGGCCGCTTCAACAGCGCGGTGTCCCTGGCCTACTCGCCCGACGGGCAGTACATCGCGACCGGCGGGGACGACAGCAAG GTCAAGGTGTGGAACACCCTCAGCGGCTTCTGCTTCGTCACTTTCACGGAGCACTCGAGTGGGGTCACCGGCGTGACCTTCACCACCACTGGCTACGTCATCGTGACCTCTTCCATGGACGGGACCGTGCGCGCCTTTGACCTTCACAG GTACCGCAACTTCCGCACCTTCACGTCCCCGCGCCCCACCCAGTTCTCCTGTGTGGCCGTGGACTCGAGCGGGGACATCGTCTCTGCTGGGGCCCAGGACTCTTTCGAGATCTTCATCTGGTCCATGCAGACGGGCAGGCTCCTCGAC GTTTTGTCTGGCCACGAGGGGCCCATCAGTGGTGTGTGTTTTAACCCAATGAAGTCGGTTTTGGCCAGCGCCTCGTGGGACAGGACGGTGCGTCTGTGGGACATGGCGGACAGCTGGAGGACCACAGAGACGCTGGCCCTCACCTCCGTCG CTCTGGCCGTGACCTTTCGCCCTGACGGTGCCGAGCTGGCTGTGGCCACGCTGAACTCACAGATCACCTTTTGGGACCCCGAAAACGCGGTGCAGACGGGCTCCATCGAGGGCAGGCACGACCTCAAGACGGGCAGGAAGGAGCTGGACAAGATCACTGCCAAGCACTCGGCCAAGGGGAA GGCCTTCACCACTCTGTGCTACTCTGCGGACGGCGAGAGTATCCTGGCGGGAGGGATGTCCAAGTTTGTGTGCATCTATCACGTCAAGGAGCAGATTCTCAGGAAGAAGTTCGAGATCTCCTGCAACCTCTCTCTGGACGCCATGGAG GAATTTTTGAACCGAAGGAAAATGACAGAGTTTGGCAACCTGGCGCTCATTGACCAAGACGCCATGGAGGAGGGCGGGGTCACGATACCGCTGCCGGGCGTAAAGAAGG GGCGCTGCTGGGCGGCCACCACCACCGAGGGGCTCCTTGTCTACTCCCTGGACGCCCGGATGCTCTTCGACCCGTTCGAGCTGGACACCAGCGTCACGCCTGCACAGATCCGGGCGGCGCTGTGCCAGCGGGACTTCACCAGGGCCATCCTCATGGCCTTCCGGCTCAACGAGAGGAAGCTGCTGCAGGAGGCCCTGGAGTCGGTGCCCTGGGACGAGA TTGAGGTCATCAGCTCCTCCCTGCCTGACTTGTACGTGGAGAAGGTGCTGGAATTTTTAGCTTCGTCCTTCGAAGAGTCTCGCCATCTAGAATTCTACCTCATATGGACTCAGAAACTGCTTATGGTCCACGGACAGAAGCTCAAGTCCAG AGTGGGGACACTGCTGCCGGCAGTTCAGTTCCTTCAGAAGAGCATCCAGCGCCACTGGGACGACGTCTCCAAACT CTGTGACTGGAACCGCTACAATATGCAGTACGCTCTGGCCGTTTCTAAGCAGCGGGGCCTGAAGCGGCCCTCTGAACCACCGGGCAGCGAGGAGGAAGCAGATGCATCTGAGGACGATGACAACAGTCTGCACCTGCTCAGGAGAGGACCTGGGGATGGAGACGGGCCGCTGGCCTAG
- the PWP2 gene encoding periodic tryptophan protein 2 homolog isoform X3, producing MRGVLPGRVPPAPRGWASRPDACVRRAGPRSALPFPAGGDALLASLVCRAVLHRFHFKGAVHSVSFSPDGRKFVVTKGNLAQMYHAPGRKREFNAFVLDKTYFGPYDETTCIDWTDDSRCFAVGSKDMSTWVFGAERWDNLIYYALGGHKDAIVGCFFESSSLDLYTLSQDGALCVWQCDTPPEGLRLKAPAGWKADLLQREDGDEDEDEDEDGAERETAVHGKAVPAAEGQRGKAKYSRVAKYFFNKEGDFNHLTAAAYHKKVHLLVTGFASGIFHLHELPEFNLIHSLSVSDQRVSSIAINGSGDWIAFGCSGLGQLLVWEWQSESFVLRQQGRFNSAVSLAYSPDGQYIATGGDDSKVKVWNTLSGFCFVTFTEHSSGVTGVTFTTTGYVIVTSSMDGTVRAFDLHRYRNFRTFTSPRPTQFSCVAVDSSGDIVSAGAQDSFEIFIWSMQTGRLLDVLSGHEGPISGVCFNPMKSVLASASWDRTVRLWDMADSWRTTETLALTSVALAVTFRPDGAELAVATLNSQITFWDPENAVQTGSIEGRHDLKTGRKELDKITAKHSAKGKAFTTLCYSADGESILAGGMSKFVCIYHVKEQILRKKFEISCNLSLDAMEEFLNRRKMTEFGNLALIDQDAMEEGGVTIPLPGVKKGDVSSRHFKPEIRVTSLRFSPTGRCWAATTTEGLLVYSLDARMLFDPFELDTSVTPAQIRAALCQRDFTRAILMAFRLNERKLLQEALESVPWDEIEVISSSLPDLYVEKVLEFLASSFEESRHLEFYLIWTQKLLMVHGQKLKSRVGTLLPAVQFLQKSIQRHWDDVSKLCDWNRYNMQYALAVSKQRGLKRPSEPPGSEEEADASEDDDNSLHLLRRGPGDGDGPLA from the exons ATGCGGGGTGTCCTCCCTGGCCGTGTGCCGCCGGCACCGCGTGGCTGGGCCTCACGACCTGATGCCTGCGTGCGACGTGCGGGGCCTCGCTCTGCTCTCCCTTTTCCCGCAGGGGGCGACGCGCTGCTCGCCAGCCTGGTCTGCAGGGCCGTGCTGCACCGCTTCCACTTCAAGGGCGCTGTGCACAGCGTCTCCTTCTCCCCCGATGGCAG GAAATTTGTTGTCACCAAAGGCAACCTTGCTCAGATGTACCACGCCCCTGGGAGGAAGCGGGAATTCAATGCGTTTGTTTTGGACAAAACCTACTTCGGGCCGTACGATGAGACCACGTGCATTGACTGGACAGACGACTCCCG GTGCTTTGCGGTCGGGAGCAAAGACATGTCCACATGGGTGTTTGGGGCCGAGCGGTGGGACAACCTCATCTACTACGCGCTGGGGGGACACAAGGACGCCATCGTGGGCTGCTTCTTCGAGTCCAGCAGCCTGGAC CTGTACACGCTCAGCCAGGACGGCGCCCTGTGCGTGTGGCAGTGTGACACCCCCCCTGAGGGCCTGAGGCTGAAAGCCCCCGCGGGCTGGAAGGCGGACCTGCTGCAGAGGGAGGACGGggacgaggacgaggacgaggacgaggatGGGGCGGAGAGGGAGACCGCCGTCCACGGGAAGGCCGTGCCGGCTGCTGAGGGGCAGCGGGGGAAAGCGAAGTACTCGCGGGTGGCCAA GTACTTCTTCAATAAAGAAGGAGATTTCAACCATCTGACGGCTGCAGCATATCACAAGAAGGTCCACCTCTTGGTCACTGGTTTTGCTTCTGGAATCTTCCACCTTCACGAGCTCCCAGAGTTCAACCTCATCCACTCCCTGAG TGTCTCGGATCAGAGGGTCTCGTCCATCGCCATCAACGGCTCTGGGGACTGGATCGCCTTCGGGTGCTCAG GCCTGGGCCAGCTGCTGGTGTGGGAGTGGCAGAGCGAGTCCTTCGTGCTCAGGCAGCAGGGCCGCTTCAACAGCGCGGTGTCCCTGGCCTACTCGCCCGACGGGCAGTACATCGCGACCGGCGGGGACGACAGCAAG GTCAAGGTGTGGAACACCCTCAGCGGCTTCTGCTTCGTCACTTTCACGGAGCACTCGAGTGGGGTCACCGGCGTGACCTTCACCACCACTGGCTACGTCATCGTGACCTCTTCCATGGACGGGACCGTGCGCGCCTTTGACCTTCACAG GTACCGCAACTTCCGCACCTTCACGTCCCCGCGCCCCACCCAGTTCTCCTGTGTGGCCGTGGACTCGAGCGGGGACATCGTCTCTGCTGGGGCCCAGGACTCTTTCGAGATCTTCATCTGGTCCATGCAGACGGGCAGGCTCCTCGAC GTTTTGTCTGGCCACGAGGGGCCCATCAGTGGTGTGTGTTTTAACCCAATGAAGTCGGTTTTGGCCAGCGCCTCGTGGGACAGGACGGTGCGTCTGTGGGACATGGCGGACAGCTGGAGGACCACAGAGACGCTGGCCCTCACCTCCGTCG CTCTGGCCGTGACCTTTCGCCCTGACGGTGCCGAGCTGGCTGTGGCCACGCTGAACTCACAGATCACCTTTTGGGACCCCGAAAACGCGGTGCAGACGGGCTCCATCGAGGGCAGGCACGACCTCAAGACGGGCAGGAAGGAGCTGGACAAGATCACTGCCAAGCACTCGGCCAAGGGGAA GGCCTTCACCACTCTGTGCTACTCTGCGGACGGCGAGAGTATCCTGGCGGGAGGGATGTCCAAGTTTGTGTGCATCTATCACGTCAAGGAGCAGATTCTCAGGAAGAAGTTCGAGATCTCCTGCAACCTCTCTCTGGACGCCATGGAG GAATTTTTGAACCGAAGGAAAATGACAGAGTTTGGCAACCTGGCGCTCATTGACCAAGACGCCATGGAGGAGGGCGGGGTCACGATACCGCTGCCGGGCGTAAAGAAGG GTGACGTGAGCTCCCGGCACTTCAAGCCTGAGATCAGGGTGACTTCGCTCCGCTTCTCTCCCACCG GGCGCTGCTGGGCGGCCACCACCACCGAGGGGCTCCTTGTCTACTCCCTGGACGCCCGGATGCTCTTCGACCCGTTCGAGCTGGACACCAGCGTCACGCCTGCACAGATCCGGGCGGCGCTGTGCCAGCGGGACTTCACCAGGGCCATCCTCATGGCCTTCCGGCTCAACGAGAGGAAGCTGCTGCAGGAGGCCCTGGAGTCGGTGCCCTGGGACGAGA TTGAGGTCATCAGCTCCTCCCTGCCTGACTTGTACGTGGAGAAGGTGCTGGAATTTTTAGCTTCGTCCTTCGAAGAGTCTCGCCATCTAGAATTCTACCTCATATGGACTCAGAAACTGCTTATGGTCCACGGACAGAAGCTCAAGTCCAG AGTGGGGACACTGCTGCCGGCAGTTCAGTTCCTTCAGAAGAGCATCCAGCGCCACTGGGACGACGTCTCCAAACT CTGTGACTGGAACCGCTACAATATGCAGTACGCTCTGGCCGTTTCTAAGCAGCGGGGCCTGAAGCGGCCCTCTGAACCACCGGGCAGCGAGGAGGAAGCAGATGCATCTGAGGACGATGACAACAGTCTGCACCTGCTCAGGAGAGGACCTGGGGATGGAGACGGGCCGCTGGCCTAG
- the GATD3 gene encoding glutamine amidotransferase-like class 1 domain-containing protein 3, mitochondrial isoform X3: MSSRRMAAIRALVASRLAVTAAFAPRPGLRALPFGGPAPSPRAALHASAPRPVARVAVVLSGCGVYDGTELHEASSILVHLSRAGAEVQIFAPDIPQMHVIDHTKGQPSEGETRNVLTESARIARGKITDLAKLSAANHDAAVFPGGFGAAKNLSTFAVDGGDCKVNKDVERVLKEFHQAGKPIGLCCIAPVLAAKVLGSVEVTVGHEQEEGGRWPHAGTAQVIKALGAKHCVTGVTEAHVDQKNKVVTTAAFMCDTTFHHVHDGLGAMVRKVLELASK, from the exons ATGTCCTCGCGCAGGATGGCGGCCATCCGTGCTCTGGTGGCGTCCAGGCTGGCGGTGACCGCCGCCTTCGCGCCGCGCCCCGGCCTGCGTGCGCTGCCGTTCGGCGGACCGGCGCCGTCCCCGCGCGCGGCCCTCCACGCCTCCGCGCCGCGCCCCGTGGCCAGGGTCGCAGTG GTGCTGTCCGGATGCGGGGTCTACGACGGGACGGAGCTCCACGAGGCCTCATC GATACTGGTTCACCTGAGCCGTGCGGGGGCCGAGGTCCAGATCTTTGCACCTGACATCCCTCAGATGCACGTGATTGACCACACCAAGGGGCAGCCTTCTGAGGGCGAAACCAG GAATGTTCTGACTGAGTCCGCGAGGATCGCCCGCGGCAAGATCACCGACCTGGCCAAACTCAGCGCTGCTAACCATGACGCGGCCGTCTTCCCCGGGGGCTTCGGAGCCGCCAAAAACCT GAGCACGTTCGCCGTGGACGGGGGCGACTGCAAGGTGAATAAAGACGTGGAGCGCGTCCTGAAGGAGTTCCACCAGGCCGGGAAGCCCATTGG CTTGTGCTGCATCGCTCCCGTCCTCGCGGCCAAAGTGCTCGGAAGTGTCGAGGTCACCGTGGGCCACGAGCAGGAGGAAGGCGGCAGGTGGCCGCACGCCGGGACCGCGCAGGTCATCAAAGCCCtgggtgccaagcactgtgtgaCGGGAGTGAC CGAGGCTCACGTGGACCAGAAGAACAAGGTGGTCACGACCGCGGCCTTCATGTGCGACACCACCTTCCACCACGTTCACGACGGGCTCGGGGCCATGGTGAGGAAGGTGCTGGAACTCGCCAGCAAGTGA
- the GATD3 gene encoding glutamine amidotransferase-like class 1 domain-containing protein 3, mitochondrial isoform X2, translated as MSSRRMAAIRALVASRLAVTAAFAPRPGLRALPFGGPAPSPRAALHASAPRPVARVAVVLSGCGVYDGTELHEASSILVHLSRAGAEVQIFAPDIPQMHVIDHTKGQPSEGETRNVLTESARIARGKITDLAKLSAANHDAAVFPGGFGAAKNLSTFAVDGGDCKVNKDVERVLKEFHQAGKPIGLCCIAPVLAAKVLGSVEVTVGHEQEEGGRWPHAGTAQVIKALGAKHCVTGVTEAHVDQKNKVVTTAAFMCDTTFHHVHDGLGAMSSDLSVSSWLPDFCAAHL; from the exons ATGTCCTCGCGCAGGATGGCGGCCATCCGTGCTCTGGTGGCGTCCAGGCTGGCGGTGACCGCCGCCTTCGCGCCGCGCCCCGGCCTGCGTGCGCTGCCGTTCGGCGGACCGGCGCCGTCCCCGCGCGCGGCCCTCCACGCCTCCGCGCCGCGCCCCGTGGCCAGGGTCGCAGTG GTGCTGTCCGGATGCGGGGTCTACGACGGGACGGAGCTCCACGAGGCCTCATC GATACTGGTTCACCTGAGCCGTGCGGGGGCCGAGGTCCAGATCTTTGCACCTGACATCCCTCAGATGCACGTGATTGACCACACCAAGGGGCAGCCTTCTGAGGGCGAAACCAG GAATGTTCTGACTGAGTCCGCGAGGATCGCCCGCGGCAAGATCACCGACCTGGCCAAACTCAGCGCTGCTAACCATGACGCGGCCGTCTTCCCCGGGGGCTTCGGAGCCGCCAAAAACCT GAGCACGTTCGCCGTGGACGGGGGCGACTGCAAGGTGAATAAAGACGTGGAGCGCGTCCTGAAGGAGTTCCACCAGGCCGGGAAGCCCATTGG CTTGTGCTGCATCGCTCCCGTCCTCGCGGCCAAAGTGCTCGGAAGTGTCGAGGTCACCGTGGGCCACGAGCAGGAGGAAGGCGGCAGGTGGCCGCACGCCGGGACCGCGCAGGTCATCAAAGCCCtgggtgccaagcactgtgtgaCGGGAGTGAC CGAGGCTCACGTGGACCAGAAGAACAAGGTGGTCACGACCGCGGCCTTCATGTGCGACACCACCTTCCACCACGTTCACGACGGGCTCGGGGCCATG
- the GATD3 gene encoding glutamine amidotransferase-like class 1 domain-containing protein 3, mitochondrial isoform X4 — protein sequence MSSRRMAAIRALVASRLAVTAAFAPRPGLRALPFGGPAPSPRAALHASAPRPVARVAVVLSGCGVYDGTELHEASSILVHLSRAGAEVQIFAPDIPQMHVIDHTKGQPSEGETRNVLTESARIARGKITDLAKLSAANHDAAVFPGGFGAAKNLSTFAVDGGDCKVNKDVERVLKEFHQAGKPIGLCCIAPVLAAKVLGSVEVTVGHEQEEGGRWPHAGTAQVIKALGAKHCVTGVTEAHVDQKNKVVTTAAFMCDTTFHHVHDGLGAMAPSTWD from the exons ATGTCCTCGCGCAGGATGGCGGCCATCCGTGCTCTGGTGGCGTCCAGGCTGGCGGTGACCGCCGCCTTCGCGCCGCGCCCCGGCCTGCGTGCGCTGCCGTTCGGCGGACCGGCGCCGTCCCCGCGCGCGGCCCTCCACGCCTCCGCGCCGCGCCCCGTGGCCAGGGTCGCAGTG GTGCTGTCCGGATGCGGGGTCTACGACGGGACGGAGCTCCACGAGGCCTCATC GATACTGGTTCACCTGAGCCGTGCGGGGGCCGAGGTCCAGATCTTTGCACCTGACATCCCTCAGATGCACGTGATTGACCACACCAAGGGGCAGCCTTCTGAGGGCGAAACCAG GAATGTTCTGACTGAGTCCGCGAGGATCGCCCGCGGCAAGATCACCGACCTGGCCAAACTCAGCGCTGCTAACCATGACGCGGCCGTCTTCCCCGGGGGCTTCGGAGCCGCCAAAAACCT GAGCACGTTCGCCGTGGACGGGGGCGACTGCAAGGTGAATAAAGACGTGGAGCGCGTCCTGAAGGAGTTCCACCAGGCCGGGAAGCCCATTGG CTTGTGCTGCATCGCTCCCGTCCTCGCGGCCAAAGTGCTCGGAAGTGTCGAGGTCACCGTGGGCCACGAGCAGGAGGAAGGCGGCAGGTGGCCGCACGCCGGGACCGCGCAGGTCATCAAAGCCCtgggtgccaagcactgtgtgaCGGGAGTGAC CGAGGCTCACGTGGACCAGAAGAACAAGGTGGTCACGACCGCGGCCTTCATGTGCGACACCACCTTCCACCACGTTCACGACGGGCTCGGGGCCATG